From Selenomonas sp. AB3002, one genomic window encodes:
- a CDS encoding AAA family ATPase, giving the protein MSDAIKSRELLKKYSLARIPLITINTIEHGRTLDILKETAIELQLPFYVHTSSKGVYDIVTEKIVNEDKSFYGAIDYMTEQMQRRQYLTIVLTETPDLSSENNESKQILALVNLANESGGVVIIMTNNTVWNQLQRQGLIVKIGLPDEEEMYSIIKEYIDDYRNEITIEWDNSDIREAASALAGVSKIEAENVIAVLIANKCIKKSDMDEIRFAKNRLFSDISGLEKIDVDRSVENVGGLEGLRRWLEEKKELLKPEKRDMLRAKGLQPPRGILLVGVPGCGKSLSAKSIAANWHLPLYRLDFATVQGSYVGQSEQQLKDALTTAENVSPCILWIDEIEKGLSGATGGAGDGGVSTRMVGQFLFWMQECKKQVFVVATANDVSMLPSELLRRGRFDELFFVDLPTADERKDILSLYMKKYLNVDFSGDLADKIIQLTDGFTGADLESTVRDLAYRTIANPNFIMTPEQLITAFNNVVPLSQTSPEKIESIREWGKERAVPASGKPIGGEKLAQSSGVKTRKVLL; this is encoded by the coding sequence ATGAGTGATGCAATAAAAAGTAGAGAATTATTGAAAAAATATTCCCTAGCTAGAATTCCATTGATTACAATCAATACCATTGAGCATGGACGTACATTAGATATATTAAAGGAAACGGCGATAGAGTTGCAATTACCCTTTTATGTGCATACTTCTTCTAAAGGTGTATATGATATTGTCACAGAAAAAATTGTAAACGAAGACAAATCCTTTTATGGGGCAATTGATTATATGACAGAACAGATGCAACGCAGACAATACTTGACAATTGTATTGACAGAAACCCCGGATTTAAGTTCGGAGAATAACGAATCGAAACAGATTTTGGCATTAGTAAATCTAGCCAATGAATCTGGCGGTGTTGTTATTATTATGACTAATAATACGGTTTGGAATCAGTTGCAGCGTCAGGGGTTGATTGTAAAGATAGGCTTGCCTGATGAAGAAGAGATGTATTCCATTATCAAGGAATATATAGATGATTATAGAAACGAGATTACGATAGAGTGGGATAATTCGGATATCAGAGAGGCGGCTTCGGCCTTAGCCGGAGTCAGTAAGATTGAAGCGGAAAATGTAATTGCGGTTTTAATAGCGAATAAATGTATTAAAAAGTCTGATATGGATGAGATAAGGTTTGCCAAGAACAGGTTGTTTTCAGATATTTCAGGCTTGGAAAAAATAGACGTTGACCGCAGTGTGGAAAATGTCGGCGGATTAGAGGGGCTACGCAGGTGGCTGGAAGAAAAGAAAGAATTATTGAAGCCGGAAAAACGAGATATGCTGCGTGCGAAGGGGCTTCAGCCACCGCGGGGAATATTATTGGTAGGTGTGCCTGGTTGCGGCAAGTCATTGTCTGCTAAATCAATTGCTGCTAATTGGCATTTGCCGCTCTATCGCTTGGACTTTGCCACGGTGCAGGGGAGCTACGTTGGTCAGTCTGAGCAGCAGTTGAAAGATGCTCTGACAACGGCAGAGAATGTGTCTCCATGTATACTGTGGATTGATGAGATAGAAAAGGGATTATCTGGCGCAACAGGTGGTGCAGGTGATGGCGGAGTATCTACTAGAATGGTAGGCCAGTTCTTATTTTGGATGCAGGAATGTAAAAAACAGGTGTTTGTAGTAGCCACTGCGAATGATGTATCAATGTTACCGTCAGAATTGTTGCGTAGAGGACGTTTCGATGAGCTGTTTTTTGTGGACTTGCCTACTGCAGATGAAAGAAAAGATATTTTGTCATTATACATGAAGAAATATTTGAATGTGGATTTTAGTGGGGATTTGGCTGATAAAATAATTCAGCTCACTGATGGGTTTACTGGTGCTGATTTAGAGTCGACAGTAAGGGATTTGGCTTATCGTACGATAGCGAATCCTAATTTTATTATGACTCCAGAGCAACTGATTACAGCATTCAATAATGTGGTTCCTTTATCCCAGACAAGCCCTGAAAAAATAGAATCTATACGTGAGTGGGGAAAAGAGAGAGCAGTACCTGCTTCTGGCAAGCCAATCGGTGGTGAAAAACTGGCGCAATCATCAGGTGTTAAGACAAGAAAGGTGCTTTTGTGA
- a CDS encoding zinc ribbon domain-containing protein: MAESLNDNETDMLKESNKIICPNCSSENESDWAFCYSCGTKLPNGNEEQSGTQINMAGMTVPQVAVNKYKPLKRHIEIHVPTIEVEEESVFAKDLPSWSIEPPQLPVRRVRDK, encoded by the coding sequence ATGGCTGAATCGTTAAATGACAACGAAACTGATATGTTGAAAGAGAGCAATAAAATTATATGCCCTAATTGTTCAAGTGAGAATGAAAGTGATTGGGCTTTTTGTTATTCCTGTGGGACAAAATTACCCAATGGGAATGAGGAGCAGTCAGGTACACAGATAAATATGGCAGGAATGACTGTTCCACAAGTGGCAGTAAATAAGTATAAGCCATTAAAGAGACATATAGAAATACACGTGCCTACGATAGAGGTGGAGGAAGAAAGTGTTTTTGCCAAGGATCTTCCAAGCTGGAGTATAGAGCCACCACAATTACCAGTGAGGAGGGTGAGAGACAAATGA
- a CDS encoding DUF456 domain-containing protein produces the protein MRMVPPHIIVKVNNKSNFPHIKYNAILWCGKFELCSFVVEIACVCQADVIVGEVEMSELKGIVQADLTGIENKLKDIHGRLGNIDAGIDTVDDHVKVVDKHIDRLTQDLHHFIAYQMGRNNVQEAKADLIDIKLELEQKFGKYKTVREHALGILQADDLGIVRKETISTATEELMLATPGYWLAPCLVALAAWISNQQDLADKAVKEGLRRNDEKTSLFFALVCRRANRKNACLKWAQRYLAGQNEESLDRNAIIILDAYASGLLGADSEGLIAKQIDKWLEHLAEKTGFVEQQREQWSKAILAKREPVDTSSYTYLRRYSPTWPVLEDILEGANLHEHIFDYFANIFEQEATNNSLKEQLDDILHSLVTDFDDEELPLKKRERYNELVIQFEGDKERAKKNLDIEEKLFETHKDFTQLLTEAAMNPEESHASVSTQKFAIALSRDWINEAYNDVIAKNRMKIPHKILIQVDVLDDNTIAGENEEKLLEKYRDLLLDEKKKALEKCVLTGFDTFCLYGGGAIAAMGGIMALTGSKGMGIIAVIAGIGCVIRHFSRKNEIVELKNKIETDFAQRLETGLEVIRAFMAEVVDFREEFTEKDKNSQDVLDFLNQITPEQYVRKLTDSNRKIML, from the coding sequence TTGAGAATGGTACCCCCACATATTATCGTAAAGGTTAATAACAAATCAAACTTCCCACATATAAAATACAATGCTATTTTATGGTGTGGGAAGTTTGAATTATGCAGTTTTGTCGTAGAAATTGCCTGTGTTTGTCAAGCTGATGTGATAGTGGGAGAGGTTGAAATGAGTGAACTCAAAGGTATAGTACAAGCGGATTTGACTGGTATAGAGAATAAACTAAAAGATATCCATGGACGTTTAGGTAATATAGATGCAGGCATAGATACTGTAGATGACCATGTTAAAGTGGTCGATAAGCATATTGACAGGTTAACGCAGGACTTACATCATTTCATTGCCTATCAAATGGGCAGAAATAATGTGCAGGAAGCAAAAGCGGATCTTATTGATATAAAATTGGAGCTGGAGCAGAAATTTGGCAAATACAAAACAGTGCGTGAACATGCATTGGGGATTCTGCAGGCAGATGACTTGGGAATTGTTAGAAAAGAAACCATAAGCACAGCTACGGAAGAGTTGATGCTGGCCACGCCAGGGTATTGGTTGGCTCCCTGTTTGGTGGCACTTGCTGCTTGGATTAGCAATCAGCAGGATTTGGCGGACAAGGCGGTAAAAGAGGGACTTAGACGCAATGATGAAAAAACATCATTATTTTTTGCCTTGGTATGTAGGCGGGCAAATCGTAAAAATGCGTGTTTGAAATGGGCACAACGATATTTGGCAGGTCAGAATGAAGAAAGTTTGGACAGGAATGCAATTATCATCTTAGATGCTTATGCAAGTGGATTATTGGGGGCAGATTCAGAAGGCTTGATTGCCAAGCAGATTGATAAGTGGCTGGAGCACTTGGCTGAAAAAACGGGATTCGTTGAACAACAAAGGGAGCAGTGGTCAAAGGCAATTTTGGCCAAACGTGAACCTGTGGATACATCTTCGTATACTTATTTGCGGAGGTATAGCCCCACATGGCCGGTATTAGAGGATATTTTAGAAGGGGCAAATCTACATGAGCATATTTTTGATTATTTTGCAAACATATTTGAACAGGAAGCAACAAATAATTCTCTCAAGGAGCAATTAGATGATATTTTGCATAGTTTAGTGACGGATTTCGATGATGAGGAATTACCGTTAAAGAAAAGAGAACGTTATAATGAATTGGTCATACAATTTGAGGGTGATAAGGAGCGGGCTAAGAAAAATTTGGACATAGAGGAAAAGTTATTTGAAACCCACAAGGATTTTACGCAACTGTTGACAGAGGCGGCCATGAATCCAGAGGAATCACATGCTAGTGTATCTACGCAGAAATTTGCTATTGCTTTGTCACGTGATTGGATAAATGAGGCCTATAACGATGTTATTGCCAAGAATCGCATGAAAATTCCTCATAAAATATTAATTCAAGTGGACGTATTAGACGATAATACCATAGCAGGTGAAAATGAAGAGAAACTGTTAGAAAAGTATCGGGATTTATTATTAGATGAAAAAAAGAAAGCTCTAGAAAAATGTGTGCTGACAGGGTTTGATACTTTTTGTCTTTATGGAGGCGGTGCCATAGCGGCAATGGGCGGAATTATGGCGTTGACCGGCAGCAAGGGGATGGGCATAATTGCTGTTATAGCTGGCATTGGTTGCGTGATTCGTCATTTTAGTCGAAAAAATGAGATTGTGGAATTGAAGAATAAGATTGAGACAGATTTCGCCCAAAGATTAGAGACGGGGCTGGAGGTTATACGTGCCTTCATGGCAGAAGTTGTTGATTTTCGGGAAGAGTTTACTGAAAAAGATAAAAATAGTCAGGATGTATTGGATTTCTTAAATCAAATCACACCAGAACAGTATGTCAGAAAACTGACAGATAGCAATCGTAAGATTATGTTGTAA